In a single window of the Renibacterium salmoninarum ATCC 33209 genome:
- the rsmH gene encoding 16S rRNA (cytosine(1402)-N(4))-methyltransferase RsmH yields the protein MATTPPPADAPRHVPVLRDRCVNLLAPAIEAANLAGRRAVVVDATLGMGGHSEAMLTRFENLHLIGIDRDTQALDLSGARLKPFEDRTDLVHAVYDEITEVLDDLGFESIDGVLMDLGVSSLQLDEAERGFAYSYDAPLDMRMDTSRGQSAADVVNSYSETELVSIIRRWGEEKFAGRIANRIVAARAEKPFAGTGELVEVIRKAVPAAAARTGGHPAKRTFQALRIEVNEELVVLERAVPAAVDALAIGGRAVVMSYHSLEDKIVKKFFSTGVTSSAPPGFPVELDSQKPELKTLTKGTEVPTEAEIAENPRAASARLRAVERIRPRRTS from the coding sequence GTGGCAACGACACCACCGCCAGCCGACGCTCCCCGCCATGTTCCGGTGCTTCGTGACCGTTGTGTCAATCTGCTAGCGCCAGCAATTGAAGCTGCTAACCTCGCAGGTCGCCGTGCCGTCGTCGTCGATGCCACCCTTGGCATGGGTGGGCACAGCGAAGCGATGTTAACGCGATTCGAAAATTTGCATTTGATCGGGATCGATCGTGATACCCAAGCTCTGGATCTCTCCGGCGCTAGGCTAAAACCGTTTGAGGACCGCACCGATCTTGTCCACGCGGTCTACGACGAAATCACCGAGGTTCTTGACGATCTAGGCTTCGAAAGCATCGATGGCGTTTTGATGGATCTTGGCGTTTCTTCGCTTCAGCTGGACGAGGCCGAACGTGGCTTTGCCTATTCTTACGATGCGCCCTTAGACATGCGGATGGACACCAGTCGTGGCCAGAGTGCGGCCGATGTGGTCAATTCATACTCCGAAACCGAGCTTGTCTCGATCATCCGGCGCTGGGGCGAAGAGAAATTTGCGGGCAGAATCGCAAATCGCATTGTTGCTGCCCGAGCGGAAAAACCTTTCGCAGGAACCGGCGAGCTCGTTGAAGTTATCCGAAAAGCGGTGCCGGCTGCCGCCGCACGCACCGGAGGGCATCCAGCGAAGCGGACATTTCAAGCATTGCGAATAGAAGTAAATGAAGAGCTCGTTGTGCTTGAACGTGCGGTTCCGGCCGCGGTGGACGCCTTAGCAATCGGTGGCCGAGCTGTGGTCATGTCCTACCACTCGCTTGAAGACAAGATTGTGAAAAAGTTCTTTAGCACTGGGGTAACTTCGTCTGCCCCGCCAGGGTTTCCCGTTGAGCTCGACTCGCAAAAGCCGGAGCTGAAGACCTTAACCAAAGGCACTGAGGTGCCCACTGAAGCAGAAATCGCGGAGAATCCACGTGCCGCGTCCGCACGACTACGAGCAGTTGAACGAATCCGACCGAGGAGAACATCATGA
- the mraZ gene encoding division/cell wall cluster transcriptional repressor MraZ: MFLGTHSPRLDEKGRLILPAKFRDELGNGLVFTRGQERCIYVFSQREFERVHEQMRDAPISSRQARDYIRVFLSGASDEMPDKQGRVTIPAALRAYAGLDRELAVIGAGSRAEIWGATAWAEYLEEKENAFSDTDDNDIPGIL, from the coding sequence GTGTTCCTTGGAACTCATTCGCCGCGTCTTGATGAGAAGGGTCGCTTGATCCTTCCAGCCAAATTCAGAGATGAACTTGGCAACGGGCTTGTTTTCACCAGGGGTCAAGAACGATGCATCTACGTTTTCAGCCAGCGCGAGTTCGAACGTGTGCACGAGCAAATGCGGGACGCGCCAATCTCGTCCCGACAGGCCCGTGATTACATTCGAGTTTTCCTGTCTGGAGCCTCAGACGAAATGCCGGATAAGCAAGGCCGCGTCACCATCCCGGCGGCGCTTCGTGCATATGCCGGACTGGATCGGGAGCTTGCCGTGATCGGTGCTGGTTCTCGAGCAGAGATTTGGGGCGCCACCGCTTGGGCGGAATACCTCGAAGAGAAGGAAAACGCCTTCTCGGATACCGACGACAACGACATACCAGGAATTCTGTAA
- a CDS encoding ABC transporter substrate-binding protein has protein sequence MPFDPNYSDNAAFSFDVEGAKKVLDDAGWKVSTDGIREKDGQKLSTAATYFGDDTTIAAFTQSFQAQMKAIGVEVAIDSQPVAAFADYMGQKKFSTAYSGNGVGADATSGLAQLFNSQNPGNATGAGTAQIDELIKQVPAIADKEARMAAANEVEKEFSKLYAILPVYNGPNIFAVKKGLANWGPELFALRGWTVVGWEKGSARN, from the coding sequence ATGCCCTTTGATCCAAACTATTCAGACAACGCAGCATTCAGCTTTGATGTTGAAGGCGCAAAAAAGGTTCTTGACGATGCGGGCTGGAAAGTTTCAACCGATGGTATTCGCGAAAAAGATGGCCAGAAATTGAGCACTGCAGCAACCTACTTTGGTGACGACACGACAATTGCGGCCTTCACCCAGAGCTTTCAAGCTCAGATGAAAGCCATCGGGGTCGAGGTAGCAATTGACTCCCAACCGGTCGCGGCCTTCGCTGATTACATGGGGCAAAAGAAGTTCAGCACGGCTTATTCAGGAAATGGCGTGGGCGCGGATGCAACATCCGGCCTAGCTCAGTTGTTCAATTCGCAAAACCCTGGCAACGCCACCGGTGCTGGCACAGCTCAGATCGACGAGCTAATCAAGCAAGTTCCAGCCATCGCGGACAAGGAGGCGCGAATGGCTGCTGCGAATGAAGTGGAAAAGGAATTCTCCAAACTGTACGCAATTCTTCCGGTTTACAACGGGCCAAATATCTTCGCAGTCAAGAAGGGCTTAGCTAACTGGGGTCCGGAACTCTTTGCCTTGCGCGGTTGGACTGTTGTTGGCTGGGAAAAGGGATCCGCGCGCAACTAG
- a CDS encoding DUF3040 domain-containing protein yields MPLSEHEQRLLDQLEQQLHATDPKFASALGDDRARTLSTRHIILGVLISIVGILVLLFGVTIQQIIVGVLGFLVMGVGVYVATIRRGTAKTPASDDGAKVGRSKTGFMSSLEDRWDERRRGE; encoded by the coding sequence ATGCCCCTGTCGGAGCACGAACAGAGGTTGCTCGATCAGTTGGAGCAGCAATTGCACGCGACTGATCCGAAGTTTGCAAGTGCCTTGGGTGATGATCGTGCCCGAACGCTTTCAACTCGACACATCATTCTTGGCGTCTTGATCAGCATTGTTGGCATCTTGGTATTGCTCTTTGGTGTAACCATTCAGCAAATCATTGTCGGAGTTCTAGGATTCCTGGTGATGGGTGTCGGTGTGTATGTGGCAACAATTCGGCGCGGAACCGCTAAGACCCCGGCATCGGACGATGGCGCAAAGGTCGGGCGTAGCAAGACTGGCTTTATGAGCTCGCTAGAAGACCGCTGGGACGAACGTCGCAGAGGCGAATGA
- the dinB gene encoding DNA polymerase IV, producing MVSTNSGPTQGPGGEVASGYSECTILHVDMDAFFVAVELLERPELVGQPVIVGFPQGRSVVLSASYEARAFGVRSAMPMAAAMRLCPQAVICEPKHSRYYEVSKVLMQIFESITDKVEPLSVDEAFLDVAGSRRRLGSALEIARLIRTRVRNELGITASVGIASTKFVAKIASTQSKPDGLLLIPHEDTVAFLHTLPAQALWGVGAKTRKVLADMGIHTVAQIANTPVHMLRRVLGATGDHVYRLSWGIDPRAVTPVRIDKSIGSEETFAEDTRDDEILHRELLRLAHRTGQRLRSAGYLARTVAIKIRFEDFSVITRSRTLSVPVNSAQLLYQEGLKLFQALGKRPMAVRLIGLRGEGLELAGQVAVQLSLERSEDNWRSAEVVIDALGARFGADQILPARLLKRANDAAKRPEKLTDE from the coding sequence ATGGTCAGCACTAATTCTGGACCGACTCAGGGACCCGGTGGTGAGGTGGCTAGCGGCTACTCAGAATGCACCATCCTTCATGTGGATATGGATGCGTTTTTTGTAGCTGTCGAGTTGCTTGAACGCCCAGAGCTAGTTGGTCAACCGGTTATCGTCGGCTTCCCGCAGGGTCGCTCGGTGGTTCTTTCCGCCTCATATGAGGCGCGTGCCTTTGGTGTGCGTTCTGCGATGCCGATGGCGGCTGCTATGAGACTTTGCCCGCAGGCAGTAATTTGCGAGCCTAAGCACTCCCGCTATTACGAAGTGTCTAAAGTCTTGATGCAGATTTTCGAATCAATCACAGACAAAGTAGAGCCGCTCAGCGTCGATGAGGCGTTTCTCGATGTTGCTGGCTCGCGTCGGCGGCTCGGCTCAGCTCTGGAAATTGCTCGCCTTATCCGAACTCGCGTGCGCAACGAGCTGGGCATTACCGCTTCGGTCGGGATCGCTTCAACAAAGTTTGTCGCCAAAATTGCCTCTACCCAGAGCAAACCGGATGGCTTATTGCTGATTCCCCACGAAGATACGGTCGCATTCCTGCACACCTTGCCTGCGCAAGCATTGTGGGGAGTGGGCGCGAAAACTCGAAAAGTTTTAGCAGATATGGGTATCCACACGGTGGCTCAAATTGCCAACACACCGGTGCATATGTTGCGAAGAGTGCTAGGTGCAACGGGCGATCACGTCTATCGACTGTCTTGGGGAATCGACCCCAGAGCAGTTACTCCGGTGCGGATCGACAAAAGCATCGGATCAGAGGAAACTTTCGCAGAAGATACTCGAGACGATGAGATTTTGCATCGAGAATTGCTGAGGTTGGCACACCGGACGGGGCAGCGGCTGCGATCTGCTGGCTATCTGGCTCGAACCGTGGCAATCAAGATTCGTTTTGAGGACTTCTCCGTGATTACTCGATCAAGAACGCTTTCGGTGCCGGTCAATAGCGCGCAGCTTTTGTATCAGGAAGGGTTGAAGCTCTTTCAAGCCTTGGGTAAGCGTCCAATGGCGGTTCGATTGATCGGCTTGCGTGGCGAAGGCTTGGAACTTGCCGGCCAAGTTGCCGTGCAATTGAGCTTGGAACGCAGCGAAGATAACTGGCGAAGTGCGGAGGTGGTTATTGATGCGCTAGGCGCGCGTTTCGGTGCAGATCAGATACTTCCGGCAAGGCTACTTAAACGAGCGAATGACGCTGCAAAACGGCCCGAAAAACTTACCGATGAGTAA
- a CDS encoding polyprenyl synthetase family protein: MTTQPHSSVQDDYTQALGLELQEFLAVKRNELAEISVDAPALIDTISGLVTGGKRMRALLCYWGWRGAGGNPETSSPITTAGAALELFQAAALIHDDIIDRSDIRRGAPSVHRQFSQLHQRQRWALDPERFGHAAAILAGDLCLSFSEEVFSSINVPAPQKARSVFNTMRAEVMAGQYLDILEEVAGPSRGPENAVERAQSIIRYKSAKYSSEHPLVLGGALAGADANLLSGYSAFALPLGEAFQLRDDMLGVFGDPATTGKPAGDDLREGKRTVLIGYTLRLADSDQADFVDQRLGIPDLGEADIEQIRSIMVGCGAVAATEDLIGRYSDTAFEALDSLPIDENTMLALRSMAQAAVQRSA, translated from the coding sequence GTGACAACGCAACCTCATAGCTCGGTGCAAGACGACTACACGCAGGCTCTTGGTCTGGAACTTCAAGAATTTCTCGCCGTTAAACGAAACGAGCTTGCCGAGATTTCTGTTGATGCCCCGGCGCTCATCGATACAATTTCTGGGCTAGTCACTGGCGGTAAAAGAATGCGCGCTCTACTGTGCTACTGGGGCTGGCGAGGAGCCGGTGGCAACCCTGAAACCAGCAGCCCTATCACCACCGCTGGCGCGGCCCTAGAACTTTTCCAAGCGGCAGCTCTCATTCACGATGACATCATTGACCGTTCAGATATACGTCGTGGGGCGCCAAGCGTTCATCGGCAATTTAGCCAATTGCACCAACGGCAGCGCTGGGCTCTCGACCCGGAGCGATTCGGGCACGCTGCAGCGATCCTTGCCGGGGACCTCTGCCTTTCCTTCAGCGAGGAAGTCTTTTCATCGATTAACGTACCGGCGCCACAAAAGGCTCGCTCCGTCTTTAACACCATGCGCGCCGAGGTGATGGCTGGGCAATATCTGGACATTCTGGAGGAGGTCGCTGGCCCATCACGGGGGCCGGAAAACGCTGTGGAACGCGCTCAGTCAATTATTCGCTACAAGTCGGCAAAATACTCCAGCGAACATCCACTAGTACTAGGCGGAGCACTAGCCGGCGCAGACGCAAATCTGCTAAGCGGATATTCTGCCTTTGCCTTGCCGCTAGGCGAAGCCTTCCAACTACGCGATGACATGCTCGGCGTCTTTGGCGATCCGGCGACTACGGGCAAGCCAGCTGGCGACGATCTGCGCGAAGGTAAACGTACCGTTTTGATCGGGTACACCTTGCGTTTAGCAGACTCGGATCAGGCCGACTTTGTCGATCAACGACTGGGCATCCCCGATCTAGGCGAAGCCGATATTGAGCAAATTCGGTCCATCATGGTTGGCTGCGGAGCAGTTGCCGCTACCGAAGACTTAATTGGCCGCTACAGTGACACGGCATTCGAAGCTCTAGATTCGCTGCCAATCGACGAAAACACCATGCTTGCTCTACGATCGATGGCTCAGGCGGCAGTCCAACGAAGCGCCTAG
- a CDS encoding Rv2175c family DNA-binding protein has product MVEAWLPLPDVAEILDVSITKVHALLDERALLAIRIGERKIRSVPAEFLAGDRVVDSLKGTFAVLLDAGYSDEEAIVWLFTADETLPGRPIDALHAGRKTEIRRRAQALAW; this is encoded by the coding sequence ATGGTGGAAGCCTGGCTACCTTTACCGGACGTCGCAGAGATCCTTGATGTCTCGATCACTAAAGTGCACGCGCTTCTTGATGAGCGCGCGCTGCTGGCAATACGCATTGGAGAGCGCAAAATTAGGTCGGTACCGGCAGAATTTTTGGCCGGAGACCGGGTAGTTGACAGCCTGAAGGGCACCTTTGCCGTGCTTTTGGACGCTGGATACTCGGATGAAGAAGCAATCGTCTGGCTTTTTACCGCCGATGAGACCTTGCCCGGCCGTCCCATCGATGCGTTGCATGCTGGACGCAAAACTGAGATCCGGCGTCGCGCGCAAGCTTTGGCTTGGTAG
- a CDS encoding LysM peptidoglycan-binding domain-containing protein, producing MTSPPQPNSKAAKQAKQLAVVSTAALPVIMLSSLALAQPANAAPTSTPQSAGTLNAAVKNAVAKVLANRPAGSFIPAGNVAASLPNLKTATTPSAIKPAAPSSSTYTVRAGDTISSIAARNGLNVNDVLSLNSLGQTSLIFPGQQIKLTGVAAAAAPAAGPSAPASGTASYTVRAGDTVSAIAAKNGLKLNDVLRLNGLGMTSIIRPGQVLQLGGNAAPAAPAPVASTPAPAAPSAPAPSGGYKIKSGDTLSSIAARNNVSLNDLLQANGLSMSSVIYAGKTLSIPCAVTPASNVTPAAPASGPSTFGNYTYPEAVVSQANANRAALAAAPLPSQAEMKQLIAATAAQMGVDPSLALAFAFQESGFQAQVVSPANAIGAMQVIPQSGQWASEMVGRHLNLLNPQDNVVAGIAIIRALVRTSPSVETAIAGYYQGQTSVKLYGMYSDTKDYVAAVLSHQNNFR from the coding sequence ATGACATCCCCCCCCCAGCCCAATTCCAAGGCTGCCAAGCAGGCAAAGCAGCTTGCCGTCGTCAGCACGGCCGCGCTTCCGGTCATCATGCTTTCTTCGCTAGCGCTCGCTCAGCCAGCGAATGCGGCCCCCACCAGCACTCCGCAATCCGCGGGCACGCTTAATGCCGCGGTCAAAAATGCGGTAGCTAAAGTCTTAGCAAATCGGCCTGCTGGATCTTTTATCCCGGCAGGAAACGTAGCCGCCAGTCTGCCCAATCTGAAGACAGCGACTACGCCATCGGCAATCAAGCCAGCAGCGCCGTCGTCGAGCACTTATACCGTGCGCGCTGGCGACACGATTAGCTCGATCGCTGCCCGCAATGGCCTAAACGTCAATGACGTGCTGAGCCTCAATAGCCTGGGCCAAACCAGCCTGATCTTTCCTGGCCAGCAAATCAAGCTAACCGGCGTCGCTGCCGCTGCTGCGCCGGCGGCCGGCCCGAGTGCACCGGCGAGCGGCACTGCCTCCTACACGGTTCGCGCCGGCGATACTGTCAGTGCGATCGCCGCCAAAAACGGCCTCAAACTCAACGATGTCTTGCGGCTCAACGGCCTAGGCATGACGAGCATTATCCGACCGGGACAGGTACTTCAGCTTGGTGGCAATGCCGCACCAGCCGCGCCTGCACCAGTAGCCAGCACGCCAGCGCCAGCAGCGCCGAGCGCCCCGGCACCCAGCGGCGGTTACAAGATCAAATCTGGCGACACGCTCAGCTCAATTGCCGCGCGCAATAACGTCAGCTTGAACGACTTGCTCCAAGCGAACGGGCTCTCCATGAGCAGCGTGATCTACGCCGGAAAAACGCTCAGCATTCCCTGCGCGGTAACTCCGGCGAGTAACGTCACTCCGGCTGCACCTGCCTCAGGCCCGAGCACCTTTGGCAACTACACCTACCCTGAAGCCGTAGTTTCACAAGCGAACGCTAACCGCGCCGCATTGGCCGCTGCCCCGTTGCCAAGTCAGGCCGAGATGAAACAGCTCATCGCAGCTACCGCAGCCCAAATGGGTGTGGATCCTTCCCTGGCACTTGCCTTCGCCTTCCAAGAATCAGGGTTCCAGGCCCAGGTAGTGTCGCCGGCGAATGCTATTGGCGCCATGCAGGTCATCCCGCAGTCAGGGCAATGGGCCTCCGAGATGGTCGGACGTCATTTGAACCTCCTCAACCCGCAAGACAATGTGGTTGCAGGCATTGCCATCATCCGCGCGTTAGTACGTACCTCCCCCTCGGTAGAAACTGCAATCGCTGGCTATTACCAAGGTCAGACTTCGGTCAAGCTCTACGGCATGTACTCGGATACCAAGGACTATGTTGCGGCAGTACTTTCGCACCAAAACAACTTTCGCTGA
- a CDS encoding Stk1 family PASTA domain-containing Ser/Thr kinase, translated as MQDKVQEPLVGTLVDQRYQVLSKVARGGMATVYLATDLRLDREVALKVLHPRLSMDDSFLDRLGREAKAAARLSHPHVVGVLDQGEELRDGHQLAYLVMEYIPGHTLRDVLNDHGALSPRLALAYLDAVVEGLAAAHRAGLVHRDVKPENVLIADDGRIKVGDFGLARAVTTSTSTGTLIGTVAYLSPELVMGKPSDARSDIYAAGIMLFELLTGEQPFRGEVPIQVAYQHVNSVVPPPSSVLPGLAPDLDELVRWCTESDPEDRPHDANALLGELRHIRTSLTDAQLDFSGDPNRTAAVPAPPSFPPSSAGLTEALSSAAQPTEIFTGPPAPQATTIMDRQVNPTTMMERPAPLTVDTEDAPRISARAAKSAQKKSDKAAAREAARNASTPVTTLRKGNSRRKGMIWLVLVLILILLGATAGWFFGLGPGALATVPDLKDKTVAEAQAELSKLGFNSTTQAIDDETIVQDHVVSSQPAAQSQQRKFLSVVLLVSHGPTLYAVPAMVGGSLDAAKSALNSAHMALGAVTQQYEEQIPAGQVLSQDPAANVQKRAATPINLLVSQGPKPLPVPAVVGQTQEAAVKALTDAGLTPVVATDQVNDAKVSAGSIVSQDPATGTLSKGGKVNLVVSKGPKMVNVPSFIGKQVDQAVEELKRLNLPYKINEILGGFFGTVRAQDPVNVSVPEGTTINLTVV; from the coding sequence GTGCAAGATAAGGTTCAAGAGCCGTTGGTTGGCACACTCGTCGACCAGCGGTATCAAGTGTTGAGCAAGGTAGCGCGTGGCGGGATGGCCACGGTGTACCTTGCCACTGACCTGCGCCTGGACCGAGAAGTGGCGCTCAAAGTGCTGCATCCGCGTCTGAGCATGGACGATTCGTTCCTCGACCGATTGGGGCGCGAAGCGAAGGCTGCTGCCCGGTTGTCGCACCCGCACGTGGTTGGCGTACTGGACCAAGGTGAAGAGCTACGCGACGGTCACCAGCTGGCCTATCTGGTGATGGAATACATTCCGGGCCACACTTTGCGTGATGTTCTCAACGACCACGGTGCCTTGTCGCCGCGACTTGCCTTGGCCTATCTCGACGCCGTGGTTGAAGGATTAGCCGCAGCACACCGTGCAGGCTTAGTGCACCGTGACGTCAAGCCCGAAAATGTACTGATTGCCGACGACGGTCGAATCAAGGTGGGCGACTTTGGCTTAGCCCGAGCGGTTACCACCTCGACCAGTACCGGAACCCTGATCGGTACCGTGGCTTACCTCTCCCCCGAGCTAGTTATGGGTAAGCCTTCCGATGCGCGCAGCGATATTTATGCCGCCGGAATTATGCTTTTCGAGCTGCTCACCGGTGAGCAGCCATTCCGTGGTGAGGTGCCAATTCAGGTCGCCTATCAACACGTGAATTCCGTGGTGCCGCCGCCCTCCAGCGTGCTACCCGGCCTGGCCCCAGACCTGGACGAACTTGTTCGCTGGTGCACGGAATCTGATCCAGAAGATCGCCCGCACGATGCAAATGCATTACTTGGTGAACTCCGGCATATTCGAACCTCCCTGACCGACGCCCAACTTGATTTCAGCGGTGATCCGAACCGCACCGCGGCAGTCCCTGCGCCGCCGTCGTTCCCGCCGAGTTCTGCCGGACTCACCGAAGCTCTCAGTAGCGCCGCTCAGCCCACCGAGATTTTCACCGGGCCGCCGGCGCCGCAAGCAACGACAATCATGGACCGGCAGGTCAATCCGACCACCATGATGGAACGCCCAGCTCCGCTGACAGTGGATACGGAAGACGCGCCACGAATTAGTGCCCGAGCGGCGAAAAGCGCGCAGAAAAAGTCCGATAAGGCAGCAGCCCGCGAGGCAGCTCGCAATGCTTCTACGCCAGTGACTACTTTGCGAAAAGGCAACTCGCGGCGCAAAGGCATGATCTGGCTGGTACTAGTGCTGATCTTGATTTTGCTGGGCGCAACAGCTGGCTGGTTCTTTGGCTTAGGCCCGGGCGCCTTGGCTACGGTGCCCGATTTAAAAGATAAGACAGTCGCCGAAGCCCAAGCTGAATTGAGCAAGCTGGGCTTCAATTCGACGACGCAAGCCATCGATGATGAGACGATCGTCCAAGATCATGTGGTATCCAGCCAACCCGCAGCACAGAGCCAGCAGCGAAAGTTCCTCTCGGTAGTGTTGCTGGTCTCGCATGGGCCGACGCTTTACGCAGTCCCGGCAATGGTTGGTGGCAGCCTTGACGCAGCCAAATCTGCACTTAACTCGGCGCATATGGCCCTTGGCGCCGTGACCCAGCAATACGAAGAACAGATTCCTGCCGGTCAAGTACTGAGTCAAGATCCGGCGGCCAATGTGCAGAAACGGGCTGCCACACCCATCAACCTCTTGGTGTCGCAGGGGCCCAAACCGCTACCGGTGCCAGCCGTCGTCGGGCAGACTCAGGAGGCCGCGGTTAAGGCACTCACCGACGCTGGTCTCACGCCCGTGGTGGCAACCGATCAGGTCAATGACGCCAAGGTTTCAGCTGGCTCCATCGTTTCGCAAGATCCCGCCACCGGAACGCTTAGCAAGGGTGGCAAAGTAAATCTGGTGGTATCCAAAGGGCCGAAGATGGTTAATGTACCCAGCTTTATCGGTAAGCAGGTGGATCAGGCCGTTGAAGAACTTAAACGCCTGAATCTGCCGTACAAAATCAACGAAATCCTAGGCGGATTCTTTGGCACCGTGAGAGCTCAGGACCCAGTGAACGTATCGGTCCCTGAGGGCACCACGATCAACCTCACCGTCGTCTAA
- a CDS encoding class II 3-deoxy-7-phosphoheptulonate synthase — MTLDDSAVRLGQAGAANYPGLDAWRSLPISQQPTWQDEAVYQSSIKELSSLPPLVFAGEVDILRDRLAAAAQGKAFLLQGGDCAETFDGATADKISARVKTILQMAVVLTYGASLPVIKMGRMAGQFAKPRSSNDETRDGVTLPAYRGDMVNDYEFTPESRGHDAQRLVRAYHTSASTLNLIRAFTQGGFADLRLVHHWNKGFTQNPAHARYESLAGEIDRAIRFMEACGSDFEALKRTEFFASHEALLLDYERSLTRIDSRTGTPYATSGHFLWIGERTRQLDAAHVDYLSQVRNPIGVKLGPSTSGDDALRLIDKLDPNREPGRITFITRMGAKNIREKLPALVQKVTDSGAQVLWVTDPMHGNTVTSPNGYKTRNFDDVMDEVRGFFEVHQALGTFPGGLHVEMTGDDVAECLGGADPIDQEAFLTRYESVCDPRLNHMQSLEMAFLVSGALAQR; from the coding sequence ATGACCCTTGACGACTCTGCTGTCCGGCTTGGCCAAGCCGGCGCCGCGAACTACCCGGGCTTGGATGCCTGGCGCTCGCTGCCGATTTCCCAGCAGCCGACATGGCAAGATGAAGCGGTCTATCAGTCTTCGATCAAAGAGCTTTCCTCGCTGCCGCCGCTGGTTTTTGCTGGTGAAGTTGATATTCTGCGTGACCGGCTTGCCGCCGCAGCGCAGGGCAAGGCATTTCTGTTGCAAGGCGGCGACTGTGCTGAAACCTTCGATGGTGCCACGGCAGATAAAATCAGTGCTCGCGTCAAAACCATCCTGCAGATGGCGGTTGTGTTGACCTATGGCGCGTCATTGCCCGTGATCAAGATGGGTCGGATGGCTGGCCAGTTTGCTAAGCCACGGTCCTCGAACGACGAAACGCGCGACGGCGTGACTTTGCCGGCATACCGCGGCGATATGGTCAACGATTACGAATTCACGCCCGAATCACGCGGCCACGACGCACAGCGGCTGGTGCGCGCCTACCATACCTCGGCGTCGACCTTGAACTTAATTCGAGCCTTCACTCAGGGTGGTTTTGCCGACCTCCGATTAGTGCATCACTGGAACAAGGGCTTCACGCAGAATCCGGCGCACGCACGCTACGAATCATTGGCGGGGGAGATCGACCGGGCAATCCGGTTTATGGAAGCCTGCGGCTCAGACTTTGAGGCGCTCAAGCGCACTGAGTTCTTTGCCAGCCACGAGGCGCTGCTGCTGGATTACGAGCGTTCGCTGACTCGTATCGATTCGCGGACCGGGACGCCGTATGCCACAAGTGGACACTTCCTCTGGATTGGCGAGCGGACCCGGCAGCTCGATGCTGCGCACGTGGATTACCTTTCTCAGGTGCGCAACCCGATCGGCGTCAAACTTGGCCCAAGCACCTCCGGCGACGATGCGCTGCGCTTGATCGACAAATTGGATCCAAACCGGGAACCGGGTCGGATCACCTTCATCACTCGGATGGGCGCGAAAAACATTCGTGAGAAGCTGCCCGCCTTGGTGCAGAAGGTTACTGACTCTGGTGCGCAGGTGCTTTGGGTGACCGATCCGATGCACGGCAACACGGTGACCTCACCTAATGGTTACAAGACTCGCAATTTCGACGACGTAATGGACGAGGTGCGTGGCTTCTTCGAAGTGCACCAAGCCTTGGGCACCTTCCCCGGTGGCTTGCACGTCGAAATGACCGGTGACGATGTAGCCGAGTGCCTTGGTGGCGCTGATCCGATCGATCAGGAAGCCTTCCTGACTCGATACGAATCAGTGTGCGACCCGCGCCTGAACCACATGCAGTCGCTAGAAATGGCGTTCCTGGTTTCAGGAGCCCTAGCCCAGCGCTAA